Sequence from the Burkholderia cepacia genome:
CCGCCGCCAACCCGGCGCCGGTGCGGCTGCGCACGTTGCCGGACGGCGACGTGATGCCGGCGCCGTCATATCGCCCGAACCTGTATCAATCCGAGCTGAACGACGCGCGGGCCGCCGTCACGAAGGCGGAGAACGCCGTTGCGCAACTGCAGCTGCTGCGCGACACGTCGCGCCAGCAGGTCCTGCTCGATCAGTTCGACGCGGGCCTCGACGAGCGGCTGCGCTATGTCGACGCGAAGTCCGACGCGGCGGACGACTACAAGAAGGCGATGCACGACTTCTACGAAGCGCATCGCACCGAGATGTCGAATTCGATGCTCGACGCGGCAAGCCTGAGCACGCAGAACGGCGGCACGATCGCGTTCGGCTCGCTCAGCGAGAACCAGCAGCGCAACCTGATCGGCATCGCGCTCGGGCAACAGCCGGACGTGCCGGCCGATGCATCGTCGCCATCCGTATCGGCCGCCGACGATTCGAGTGCGCGCTTCGTCGACAAGGACAAGCTGTCGGCGATCGACACCGTGCGCGACAAACTGCTGTCGGTCGGCGGCGGCAAGAACACGCAGATCAGCGTGCTGCCGATGGTGTATGCCGCGAAGGAAACCGGGACCACGACGAGCGCGCTGTTCAAGGTAACGGACCAGCACGGCAAAACGCACTACATCGACGAATCGGCCGGCAACTACGACAGCATCGACGACTATCTCGACAGCAACCAGTTGTCGTCGGACGGCACCGTCGACATCCTGACCGGCCACAACGAGGACGGCTCGCAGCAGCTCGTGTCGAAGGCCGCGCACCACGACAGTCCGCTCGACTCCGCGCTGAATTTCCTCACGGGCACCGGCGTCAACATGGGGATGCTGCTCGGCGGGATGGCGCTCGAGGTGATCGGCACTGCGCTCGACGGCACGGTGGTCGGCGCGGCGATCGGCGTGCCGCTGAACGTCATCGGCGCGGGGATGACCTACACGGCGATCGGTTCCGCGATGACGAAGGCGGGCCTCGATCTCGCCAACCGCGTCGAGCACGACCAGAGCATCAGTCCGTTCGACGCCGGCGCCCGCGCCGACTACATCAACCTCGTGCCGATGGCGGCCGGCGGGGCCGCGAAACTCGCAGGCACGAAGCTGTTCGAGCGCGCGGTCACGACCAAGGTCGCATCGGTCATCGCCAAGGGAGCGGAACGGACGGCGTTCGTGACCGGTGTCGCCGGCGCCGGCGAGGCGTTCGTCGAATCCGGTGTCGACCTGTTGCAAGGCAATACGAAGGCGGCCGGCGAAGCGTTCGAGTCCGGCTTCATCAATACCGCGCTGATGGGCGCGGGCGTCGCGAAGCAACGCGCGGTCACGGGCATCCGCACCCGCACCGGACGGCCGATTGCCGCGCACACGACGGATGGCAACGTCGTCAAGGTCGACGACCAGACGATCGGGCAAATCCTGAACAAGGACGGCCCCGCGTCGCTGTCGGCCGGCCGCACCCGCGCGACGCTCGACGGCGAGGCCGTGAAGGTCGCGCCCAACGGTATCCTGATGGTCGGCGACAAGGTGCTGACCTACGAAGACCAGCCGATCCGCGTGCTCGACAAGGTCTCGGCCAAGCAGATGCCGCCCGGCAAGTCGGTGATGCTCGGCCAGGACGGCACGCTGTCCGTCGTGTCGGCTTCACCGAAAGCCTGGACCCACGGTACGCGGATCGACAGCGTGACGGACACCGGCGAGCGCATGACGTTCGGCCCGGACGGCGCCATCGGCACGACGTCGAACATCGTCGCGAAGTCGCGGCTCGACAGGCTGGACGAGGTCATCGACCAGGGCAAGGACCTGCACCGCCAGTTGCGCGACACCGCAGCGAGAGAGACGCGCCGCATCCAGCAGGCCGCCGCCGAAGGCGAAAGCGCGAATGCGGCACACGACGCCCACGGTACGCAGCGCACGAGCGAGGCGCGCGCGCAGGCCGACCGGCAGCACGACGACCTCGGCGCGGACCGCACGACGGCCACCCGCGGCGCCACTGCACGCGCCGCCGATATCGACGAAGCGGCCGGCGCCGGCACGCGCACGAAGCCGGACGGCACGCCGCCGCGCGTCAATGTGCGGGTCGTCGACCTGACGAACGAAGCGCCCGCCACGCGGCCCGCGACCTCCGACCCGGCCGGCATCGCGGTGCCGCGCGGGCCGAGCGTCGAGCCGATGCAGGTCGGCGAGCGCACGGTCTATCTCGTGCGCAACGGTGCGGCACACGATCCGGGCGCGCGTGCGCCGCGTCCGCAGGATCTCGAGGAGCCCGTGATCGTCGTCGCCGGCGAGCACGACGCGGCACTTGCGCCCGAGCTGGCGAACCGCTGGCAGAAACCCGTCTATGCGGCCGCGCCCGACGCATTCGGCGCCGATGGCCAGTTGCGCGCCGATGCGCGGGTGCTGCGCTTCGACCCGGAACCGGAAGCGGTGGCGATGGAAAACGGCCCTTCCGGAGCCGCCGCGGCCGACGAAGCATCGCCGGCGTCGTCGCGCCCCGCTGCGCCCGACGAAACGGTGATCGTGCTGGCCGGCAAGCGCGGCCCGAACGAGCCGGCGATGCCGCGCGCGGTCGCGACGCCCGAACCCGTCACCGCGCACGACGGCATCTTCAGCGCGCCGAACCGCGTGCTCGTGGTGGTCAAACCGGACCACCCCGCCATTGCCGAAGCAGCAGCCGAACCCGTGGCGGATCGCGGTACGGCCGCCGTCTCTGCGCGCGACGAGACGCCCGCCGAAGCCGCCGGCGGCAAGACCGTCCGCACGCAGGCCGGTGACGCACGCACGCCCCTGCCGACCGACGATCCGGCGCGCGCGGCGCCCGCGGAAACGCCCGGCACCGCGACACCCGATTACGCCACCCCGCATCCCGGCTGGATCACGCGGATGCAGATGCGGCTGGGCGGCGCACCGCTGCCGGAAGCCGTACAAGCGCTCGCGATGCAGTCGGGCACGCTCGCGACGCAGTTGCGCATGCTGCAGGACGCCGGCTGGCGCGTGACGATCGGCAAACGCGGCCGCGGCAGCCACGTCGATACGCGCAAGCGCCGCGTGACGATCGACGGCGGCCTCCGTGATGCCGGCAGCATCACGTACGTGCTCGCGCGCGAGTCGCGCAAGGCCGTCGAGGCGATGGCCGGCGTGCTGGACCACGACTCCGGGCAGCGCGGCGGCTTCACGCGCAAGGCACTCGAGGCCGAGGCACGCGCGCAGATCAGCGCGTTCGAGGCCCGCTACGAAATCAAGCTGGCAAGCGGCACCGACATTGCCGCGCACCTCGTTCACCCGGACGCAATCGCGCGCGAAGGCGCGAACTGGCGCGGACGGTCGCACGACTACGCAGGCACGGTCGACCGGCTGGCGAGCACGCTGGGCGGCGTGCATACGTCGGGGGCGGACGGCCCGACCTATCGCGCGTTCTACAACGACGCGCGGTCGCGCCAGAAGGGGCGCGGCGGCATGCCGCGCCGGATGCCCGCGCCGCGGATGGACGAAACCGGCGCCGCGCCGCGCGGCGTCGCCCGCTTCGACGCGCGCGTCGCCTGGAGTCGCGCGCATGCCGAGATCGCGTCGCCGTACCGCGCCGGCGAGCGCCCCGATGCCGCCGAGCTGGCCGCCGCGCGCACGCGTCATTTCACGATCGACCCCGGGCGCCGCGTGGTCGTGCTGCACGCCTACACGCGCGCGGACGGCACCCTGCTCGTCGACGGCCAGCCGGTCGGCGCGCACGAATACCTGCTCGAGATGGCGCCGCCGTTCGTGGTGCAGGAGGGCTATGCGATCGTGCTCGCCGCGAAGCACGACGGCGCCGCGCATGCGGCGCGGCTCGCGAACCTGTGGCAACGGCCCGTGTATGCCGCACCCGCGGAGGCGGTCGGCGCGCACGGCGCGCTGCTCGATACCGGCACGTTCCACCGTTTCGATCCCGCGCCCGCCGCGCCGCACGATCTCGGCCCGCTGAACGCCGACCCGCTCGGCGTCTATGCGCACGGCGACCGCAACGCGCGGGTCGACGTCGCATACGAAGCCGGCGAACTGCTCGGCGCCGGCGGCGAAAAAACCGTATTCGCGCTCGGCGACGACGCCGCACTCGGCCTCTACGATCGCCACGCACACCCGGAATCCGGTCACGTGCGCGCGGCCGTCGACGAACGGCTCGCGCTCGACGATCTGCGTTCTTACGGATTGCAGACGGTCACGATGAGCGGCCCGTTCTCGGTGCTCGGCCGCGTCGGCGTCCTGTACCGCCCGCTCGGCGTCCTGCATACGCACACGATGGTCGCGACCGGCACGCTACCGCGCGTCGTCACGCGGGCCGCACTGGAACACATCCGGAAGATTCGCGCGGTCGTCGAACGCGAACGCCTCGCGTTCGACCTTCAGGGCATCTTTACGCGCAACGGCGACTTCCTGCTGAGCGATCCCGGCCCGGTCTCGCGCGACCCGATCGAACACCAGCACACGCTCGACAAGCTCACCGAACTCGAACGGCTGCTCTCGCACGGCCTCGAACAGGGCGACATCGCCATCGCGCGCCCGGTCATCGCCGACACGCTGCCGCCCGACGCGTTCGTTCAGAAGCCGTCTGTCATCACGCAGATCCGGATGCGGTTCGGCGGCGTACCGCTGTCGAAGAAAGCGCTCGCGCTCGTCGATCGCTCGACGCTGCTGAGCGGGCAACTGGCACAGGCGCAGGCCGCCGGCTGGAAGGTCGTGGTCGGCCGGCCCGGGCGCGGCAGCCGGATCGATACAGACAAGCAGCGCATCGTGCTCGACGGCCGGATGCGTCACACCGGTACGCTCGTGTACGCGCTCGCGCACGAAGCGCAGCATGCGGTCGACGCGATCGCCGGACGCCTGCTGCTCGACGGCGCGCCCGGCGACACGCTGGTCGACCGCGCGCTAATGGCCGAAGCGCGTGCGCAGGCGAACGCGTTCGCGGTGCGCCGCGAGCTCATCGACGACATGGGCATCGACATCTCGCAGGATGTCCTCCTGCCCGACGCGATCGCGCGCGAAGCCGACCGCGTGATGCCCGACGACGAAGCCGGCCTGCGCCGGCTCGCGGATGCGTTCGGCGACGCCGAGCCGTCGGTGCCCGGCTACGCGACCTATCGCGACTACTACGCGAGCCAGATCGCGCGCATGCAGGCCGGCGGCGTGCCGCGCGAAATGGCCGGGCCGGCCTCCCCGGCGCATCGGCCGGCGCGCGGGCTCGCCGCCCGCAAGGCCGCCAAGCGCGAACAGCGCGCGCTCGATCTGCTCGCGTCGCACGGCAAGCGCGACCTGCTGCGCGTCGACGGCGACCAGCTCGACAGCATCGACGCGATGAAGGCAGCGTTCGGCACCGACGCGCATGTGCTGATCGCGCTGCGCACCGACCGCCCCGCCGACCGGCGCGACGCGATCCATCCGCAGCCCGAATTCATCGCAAGCTTCCGGACCAACGCACAGGGCAAGTTCGTCGACAAGACGGCGGCATCGGCCGATATCGATCCGCACCTGTTGCAGGACGCGTTTCTCGCACTGAAGGACAAAGGCGCCGCGAGCCGCGGGGATTACGACTACTACGTGTCGCCCGTCGCGCTCGCCGAGTTGCGCAAGTTCGGCGGCGCCGCGCGCATCGACGCGTATTTCGGCGAACGCCGCGCGTGGGATGTCGAGCCGTCGGACACGGGCGTCGACGCGGAAGTCGTCGAAAACGTGAACAAGCTCGACGGCGCGCCGCGCTTCCTGCGGCCGAAACCGGCGGCGCGACACGATCCCAGCGCCGGAACGACGGTCTATGCGGTCGAACGCAAGACCGGCACGGTGCTCGGCTACGCGACGCGCGATGGCGCCGGGAAATGGACATACGTCGAAACGACGTCGCTCGGCGATGCCACGATCGAATCGCGCGAGCTCGCCGCCGCGTTCCGGCGCCGTAACCGGGCGTTGCCCGGCGGGCGTCGCGGCGTACAGTTCGTCGTCACGAAGGTTGCGCACGACGTCGTCGAAAGCTACGGCGGCTTCGCGCCGGCCAAGATGCGCCGCCCGATCAGCAAGCCGAAGGCGCCGCTGTCGAAGCCGGATGCGTACGTGCAGCACGTGCTCGGGAGCACGCATCCGTCGCTGCGGCGCCAGAACCGCGCGGCGGCCGAGGCGGCCCCGCCCGACCTCCTCCCGACGGCGGCGGACAGCGCGCTCGACTTCAACGCGCACCACGCGGACGCGCTGAAACGCGCGCTCGAGATGGGCAAGATTCCCGACGGGCACTACGTGTACGTATACGACCACGAAGGCACGGTCACCGATGTGCTGACCGGGTCGCTGACCGGCCTCATCGCGGTGGAGAACGGCACGGTGCGCTGGTACGACGACGTCGGCCAGTTCCGCGACCCGGACAACCCCGGCCTGCCGCTGGAGCGGGCGACGATCGGCCGCGGCCCGTATGGCGGCAATCAGCATTTCCTGCTTTCCAGGCTCGCCCCCGACATGTTCGAGCCGCGCGCCGCCGCGCTCAAGGCGGCCGCTCTGCAAGCCGCGCAGCCGGCGGCGGCGGCAACGCCGCCCGCTGCGAGCCAAAGCGGCAAAGGCACGAATGCGGGCAAACGCGGCAAGGCCGGCCGAAAAGGTCGCAAAGGCAAGCAGGCCGCGCACGGCAGCCAGCGAGCGCAGCCGGCCGCCGCGCCTGCTGCGCCGCCCCCGAAACCGATCGCACTCAGGCCGTTCCAGCCCGCGTACGTATCGGGCTCGATCGTCGAATCGGTCACGCGCTACGGCAACGCGAAGATCGCCGATTTCGCGTCGACGCTCGAGCGCCTCACCGAATGGGGCAAGCGCGACGTCGGGCGCAAGGAAGGCAACGGCCTCACGTTCACCGACTCGCCGAAGGCCATCCTCGCCGATGCCGTGCTGGCGAAGAAGATCTTCGGAACGCTGCACATGTGGCGTGAAGCATCGAGCCTGCACCCGCACGGCGCTTTCACCCGGGCCCCGGCTGAGCGCAATCTGGTCATGCGGGGCGCGCAATGGATCGGCGCGGCGCGCAGCACGGACAGAAAGCTGATCCGGCGATACGTGAAGTTGGCCACGCACGCCAAGCTGGCCGGTCTCGCCGACCGCTTCGTCCCGATGTCGCGCTCGTTCTCGCTGCGCGACGATCCCGAGCAGATGAAGCGCTACATCAAGCGGTATGGCGGCGCGCTGCCGGCCGTCGCGCTGCAGGTCGATCCGTATTCGCTCGCCGCCGCGATGGGCGCCCTGCAGGATCCGGGGTTCATCCAGCGCGCCAAACGCTTCGGCGATCCGTCCGGTGCGCGCTACGACGACGAGACGGCGACGCTCACACGCACGGACGCCGACGGTACGCAGCACACGCTCGAACTCGACGATCTCGCCCACTTGCACAAGTGGCTCACGGCGGCCTCCGAATACGGCTTCCTGCTGCGCATCGAAGCGGCACCGTCACGGCCGCGCGTATCGCTGGAAGACGGCCATGCGATGGCCGGCACGAACAACGGCTACGCGGAAATCCGGCGCATCGGCGAGGCGCTCGAAGTGTGGGCGGAGCAGAACGGCGGCAAACCCGCGCCGCTCGTGCTGCTGACCTTCCACGGTTCGGACGCCGTGCTCGAGCCGGTGCCGGGCGAAGGCCACGTCGCGTTGCTCGACGCGATCCTGAGCCGCAAGCAGCTCGACTGGGTGCATGTCGGCCTGTCGTGGGGCACGCACGGCGACGATTTCATCGCGAATGCGGATCTGACGCGCGCGCTGGCGGCGAAGATCGCCGACTACAGTAAAAACGCCCCTGAAAAATTCGCGAGACTGCACGGCGGCGATGCGCTGACGCGCGTGTTCGAACCGGTCGGGGCGCAGGATTTCGCGAACCAGCAACGATTCCTGTTCTCGGAAATCGAGCGCATCGCGAAAAAGGCGCACCAGATGTCCGACGCCGAGATCGTGGAGTTACGCGACGCGCTGTACGAAGGCAACACGTCGACGCTGCTGAACCTGGCGCGCCGGGCGACGAACGAGACGTCGCAAACGCGATGGAACGGCAAGGCGCCCCACAACCGGCTCGCCAAGCGGGCCCACGAGGCCGGCAAGAAATGGCTCGACCGCTATCGCGACAGCGTTCCCGAGCGACCGTCGCTCGCACCGGTATCGGCGGCCGACAGCCGCGCGTACTGGAAGAACGTCACCGGCCAGAAAGCGCTGCAGTATGACGCGTCGCTACCGATCGGCGCCGCACGCAAGGCCATCGCGCAGCCTGATACGCCGAGCGCCACGATGGACGAGGCCAGCGCACGGCTCAACGCGCTGCGCGTGCACCGGTTGTCGAAAGATCCGGCCGACCTGCGGAAGACGAAGATCGCGGGCGGGATCGTCTTGGGCGCATCCAGCCTGATCGGCCTGGGCGCCTGGAGGCATCTGCTGGATACGACCGCACTGGGTAATGCATCGTCGTCGTTTCTGCTCGCGTCGCGTCTCGGACGCGTGTTCCAGGTGATGCATCAGGGCGCGATCCGCAGCCTGCAGTCGGGCGATCCGAAGGCTGCGGTGGCGGCCATCACGCACCTCGGCACCACGCTCGCCCGTCAGTTCAACTCGACGACGCACGACTACGGCGAACATCGGCTTCGCCAGCTCGACGCCGCGGTGCGTCACGCGCAAGCGAAGGCCACTCAATACGTCGAGCAATACCAGCAGGGGACGATGAGCTTCGACGACGCGAAGACGAACATCACCGCGCTCGCCGACGACGTGCTCACGCAAATGCAGGGGTTCGTCGGCGGCACGTCGCTGCAGCAACTGCATGCCGGCAATCCGCGCAGCGGGCTGGGCATCACGGCGCGCGCGGGCATGACCGTCGCGTCGGTGGCGACGATCGCGACCGGCGTCCTCAAGACCTTCTATCCGACGCACCCGCTCACCGGGTTCGACGTCACGCTGGGCTGGACGGCCATCGCCAGCGGCGTGATCGGCACCGCCTACGCCGGTACGTCGCTCCTGATGGTGTCGCGACGCGTGAACGCGGACAAACGCAGTCGCGTCGTGCGCCTGCTCGATTCGACGGGCGACTTCACGTCGGTCGCGCTCGGCGGACTCTCCGCCGTGTCCCAATGGCGACAGGGCGAATACGATCTCGCGATCGCGACCGGCACCATGACCTCGCTGCTGCTCGCCGGCCGGCTCAATACGCACTTCCCGAATGCGACGCCTTTCGTCAAGAAGATCCCGACCGCGGTGATCATGATTCCGGTCGCCGCATACGGCTACAAGTTCGTCATCGGCATGGCGCCCGTGATCGGCGGGGCCTTCAACTGGCTTTCCGGCGGCGGATCGTCGCAGTCGAACGTCGCGCCGGGCGCATCGTCGAGTGCCTCGCCAAGCGCATCGTCGAATGCGTCGCCGTCGCCTTCGGCGAGCGCCCCGTCGTCGCAGCCGCAGCCGTCGCAAGGCACGCCGTCGAACCCGCCGTCACCGTCGAACACGCCGCAGCCCTACATCGTCGTCGACGGCGATTCGCTGTGGGTGATCGCGGACCAGCATCGCCAGTCGCTGCTCGACGCCGCGCACGTATCGCGCGCCGACCAGCAGGCGATGACGCGCGGCGAACAGGATGCGCGTGCGTTGAACGAGATCCTGCAGCTCAATCCGTCGGCCGCGCGCGATCCCGCGCATTTGCCGATCGGCACACCGCTGGTGATCGGATGAGTGTCGGCCCGCCGCGCATCACGGGCGGCGAGCGCGACGATGCCGTCACGCCGCGCGTTGCGCCTCCAGCCACGCCTGGAACATCAGCACCGTCCACAACTGGTGCTGCCAGTTCATCCGGCCGGTCACGTGCTGCCGCCACAGGCGTTCGACCGCGTCCGCATCGAAAAAACCTTCCTCGCGCAACCGCGCGGGATGCAGCAGCGTCTGCGCCCAGTCGCGCAGCGCGCCGCGCAGCCAGTGATCGACGGGCGCGCAGAAACCCTGCTTCGGCCGGTCGATCAGCGCGGACGGCACGTACCGGTCGAGCAGCCGGCGCAGCAGCGCCTTCGACTGCCCTTCCGGCAAGCGCACGTGCGCCGGCACGCGCCACGCGAATTCGACGACGTGATGATCGAGGAACGGCATGCGCGTTTCGAGGCTCACCGCCATCGCCGCGCGATCGACTTTCGCGAGGATGTCGGTCGGCAGGTACGTGAGCGTATCGATCGCCATCGCCTGCTCGGCGAAGCTCAGGTGCGCGGGCCACGCGGATACGGTGTCGAGCGGCGTGGCCGGCTCCTGCCCCGACAGCGCGAGGCGCTCGGGATGATGCACCGACGACATCAGCAGCCGGTACAGCCCGATGCGGCTCTCGGCGGTCATCACGTGGCCGAGCTTGTGCAGGCGATCGCCGATGCGCGCCGCCGATTCGCGCGCCTCCACGCCGCCCCACGCCCCCTGCGCGACGGCCGCCAGCTGGTCCGCGTGATCGGGCCGCAACGCATGCAGCGCGGCGGCGATCCGCGCGCGCACGGCGCCCGGTACGCGATGCAGCTTGCGCCACAGGCGCGGCGTCAGGAAGTAGCGCGTATAGCCGCCGAACAGCTCGTCGCCGCCGTCGCCGGACAGGCTCACCTTCACATGCCGGCGCGTCAGCTCCGACACGAGAAAGGTCGGGATCTGCGATGCATCGGAAAACGGTTCGTCGTAGATCGACGGCAGCTTCGGCACGACGCCGAGTGCATGGTCGGCCGTGACGTAAAGCTCGGTATGGCGCGTGCCGAGATGGCGCGCGACGGCCTTCGCATAACCGGCCTCGTCGTAGCCGGCCTCGTGGAAGCCGATCGTGAACGTATCGACCGGTGTCGACGATTGCGCCTGCATCAGCGCGACGATCGTCGACGAATCGATGCCGCCGGACAGGAACGCCCCGAGCGGGACGTCGGCTTCCATCTGCCGCGCGACGGCCTGGCGCAGGACCGCGTCGAGCTGGCCCACCGCGTCGTCGGCACTGCCCTCGAACGGCTGCGCGCGACCGTCCTCGATCGCCTGTTCGAGCGTCCAGTACGCACGCTGGCGCGGCGTGTCGCGCGCATGCTCGAACTGGATATACGTGCCGGGCGGCAGCTTGTGGATGCCGCGATAGATCGTATGCGGCGCGGGCACGCTCGACTGGCGCAGGTACAGGCACAGCGCGTCGCGATCGATCGCGCCGTCGAAGCCCGGATAGCCGCGCAGTGCCTTCAGTTCGGACGCGAACACGAGCGTGTCGCCGATCCGGCCGTAGTAGAGCGGTTTTTCGCCGATCCGGTCGCGCGCGAGCGTCAGCACCCGCGACGCCCGGTTCCACAGCGCGAACGCAAACATGCCGGTCGCGCGCCGCAGCGTCGCGTCGACACCCCACGCGACGATCGCCGCGATCAGCACCTCGCTGTCGGAGTGGCCGCGCCACGCCGGTGCGCGGCCGGTGCGCTCCAGCTCCTCGCGCAGCGCCCGGTGGTTGTAGATTTCGCCGTTGAAGACCATGACATAGCGACCGCACGCGGACGCCATCGGCTGTCGGCCGTGTACCGACAGGTCGACGATCGCGAGCCGCCGGTGGCCGAGCGCGATGCCGGCTTCCGGGTCGACCCAGATCCCCTGCCCGTCCGGCCCGCGATGCGCGAGGCTTGCCGTCATGCGCGCGAGCGTGCCGCGCGCTGTCTCCTCATCGATGGCGACGCTATTCAGAAAGCCGTCGATTCCGCACATGTTCTTGCCCGTGTATTGATCGAACCCGTCTCGCTCGGCGCCACGTCGCGGCACGCCGTCGGGCGAGATGGTCGGGCCATGTTACGGAGAAATTATTCATCAATAAATCTGGGTGGCCGTTGGCAGCCATCGAAAAAAATCGGCGTCAAGCGTCGCATGCGGAAATGGAGAAAGGGCCACATCGGATGGCGCGCCGGGCAGATCCTGTAACGAAACCGTAAACGATACGGATGGCGAAACCGCAACGGCAATGAACATAAAAACGGCAACCGATTCGAATTCCGAAATTTCGGCCGCTCAATTCGCGCCCGTCGCCCACTTCAGCAGCGCCGCCACTTCGCGGAAATGCCGCGGCTGGATCGTGCCGTTTTCCGGCGTCGAGTCGTACAGCGCCTGTGCAAGCCCGACGTTCGCGAGCGTCGGGCGCAGCGCGTCGCGCGCGAGCCGGACGATCCGCTCGGCCGCCTCGCCCTCGCCGCGCGCGAGCACCCACGGCAGCGAGCCCATCCCGCCGTAGTACAGCGCGACCGCGACGCGCGACGAATAAACGACC
This genomic interval carries:
- the asnB gene encoding asparagine synthase (glutamine-hydrolyzing), coding for MCGIDGFLNSVAIDEETARGTLARMTASLAHRGPDGQGIWVDPEAGIALGHRRLAIVDLSVHGRQPMASACGRYVMVFNGEIYNHRALREELERTGRAPAWRGHSDSEVLIAAIVAWGVDATLRRATGMFAFALWNRASRVLTLARDRIGEKPLYYGRIGDTLVFASELKALRGYPGFDGAIDRDALCLYLRQSSVPAPHTIYRGIHKLPPGTYIQFEHARDTPRQRAYWTLEQAIEDGRAQPFEGSADDAVGQLDAVLRQAVARQMEADVPLGAFLSGGIDSSTIVALMQAQSSTPVDTFTIGFHEAGYDEAGYAKAVARHLGTRHTELYVTADHALGVVPKLPSIYDEPFSDASQIPTFLVSELTRRHVKVSLSGDGGDELFGGYTRYFLTPRLWRKLHRVPGAVRARIAAALHALRPDHADQLAAVAQGAWGGVEARESAARIGDRLHKLGHVMTAESRIGLYRLLMSSVHHPERLALSGQEPATPLDTVSAWPAHLSFAEQAMAIDTLTYLPTDILAKVDRAAMAVSLETRMPFLDHHVVEFAWRVPAHVRLPEGQSKALLRRLLDRYVPSALIDRPKQGFCAPVDHWLRGALRDWAQTLLHPARLREEGFFDADAVERLWRQHVTGRMNWQHQLWTVLMFQAWLEAQRAA